A window from Solea senegalensis isolate Sse05_10M linkage group LG15, IFAPA_SoseM_1, whole genome shotgun sequence encodes these proteins:
- the vwc2 gene encoding brorin produces MLHFVAMTAEVLFVLGFLMSAAHSNPVATLPESRGRLERVLTQATGGKNQGKQVSEELLRQRPEDINIFGPNKTELSRTNLQAGGSEGGKSQEQWSVQDNLNQIDEGPTSDVTLSLDAIDEYAYPDYRGKGCMDESGFVFAIGEQFTPGPSTCPCLCTDEGPLCTKPECPKVHPRCIKVDTSQCCPQCKEKKNYCEFRGKIYASLEEFKVSPCEKCRCEPSGEVLCSVAACPQTECVDPEYEPDQCCPICKSGPNCYADTTVIPAGREVKIDECTICYCTYEEGTWQIERQATCSKNECQRS; encoded by the exons ATGCTGCACTTTGTTGCCATGACAGCAGAAGTTCTCTTTGTTCTTGGGTTCCTGATGAGCGCCGCTCATTCTAACCCAGTAGCGACCTTACCAGAGAGCCGAGGACGTCTGGAAAGGGTGTTGACCCAGGCCACCGGGGGGAAAAATCAGGGCAAGCAAGTGTCTGAGGAGCTGCTGCGGCAGCGGCCGGAGGACATCAATATCTTTGGCCCCAACAAGACTGAATTGAGCCGCACAAATCTTCAGGCTGGAGGATCTGAGGGCGGGAAATCCCAGGAGCAGTGGAGTGTACAGGACAACCTAAACCAAATAGATGAGGGTCCCACCAGTGACGTCACCCTCTCTCTGGACGCTATTGATGAATACGCCTACCCAGACTACAGGGGGAAAGGCTGCATGGATGAGAGTGGCTTTGTGTTTGCCATCGGCGAGCAGTTCACACCAGGTCCTTCGACATGTCCTTGCCTGTGCACTGACGAGGGCCCTCTGTGCACCAAGCCAGAATGTCCAAAGGTTCACCCTCGCTGCATTAAAGTGGACACTAGCCAATGCTGCCCACAGTGCAAGGAGAAAAAGAACTACTGTGAGTTTCGTGGCAAAATCTACGCCTCTCTAGAAGAGTTTAAG GTGTCTCCATGTGAGAAGTGTCGGTGTGAGCCCAGTGGAGAGGTGCTGTGCTCGGTGGCAGCTTGCCCTCAGACGGAGTGTGTGGACCCGGAGTACGAGCCGGATCAGTGCTGCCCCATTTGCAAGAGTG GACCAAATTGCTACGCGGACACGACAGTCATACCAGCCGGCCGTGAGGTGAAGATCGATGAGTGTACAATCTGCTACTGCACATACGAGGAGGGTACATGGCAGATTGAGCGTCAGGCCACCTGCAGTAAGAACGAGTGCCAGCGGAGCTAA